The following is a genomic window from Spirosoma foliorum.
TCCGGGTGAACGGCAGTCAATCTCGCAACTCGATTTCACCAATGTACCGCTTCCCTTTTCGATTCCTGACCGATAAGCTGAGTTTCCTGTATTGGCAGGTTTAAGCTTCTGTTCTGGCCCCAATCGGCTCACTCAGATTATCCATCTGCCAACCAGTCAAAGTACTGAAACAAACCTACGTAGCCAAAAGAAAAACTAACCAATAAACCTTCCAAACTCATTAACACGTTATCGACTACCACATCCATTGCCGATACATCTGTCTCGCAACCTGTTTCGGAAGATGAAACCCGTCTATCTGCCCGTTCTGCGACTACCAACAAACGGAAATGATGCCAGTCGATGCGTGTCAGTTTTTCTATGACTGTGCCGGATGCGGGTCATTAATACGATCCCTGTCGGGTAATTGCTGCGTGTTCTGTTCGTATGGGTCCATAAAATGGCCGCTCACACAGGAACAAAAATTATGTTGACGCTGACAAGCCGTCGGCGGGCTGGGTGTATTCTCTCAATCGTTTAACTACTGGTTATCCATGAATAAAACTTGTAAAATTTTAGTATTCAGTTTGTTACTACCAACGCTGGTAGTGGCTCAGAACCCGAAAAAGAAA
Proteins encoded in this region:
- a CDS encoding GDCCVxC domain-containing (seleno)protein; amino-acid sequence: MCPFCDYQQTEMMPVDACQFFYDCAGCGSLIRSLSGNCCVFCSYGSIKWPLTQEQKLC